The Vibrio tritonius genomic sequence CACAACCGACTCGGCGGCATCAGCAGCGATGTAAGTTGGTAACAAGCGAAATTGAAAATAGTGAAAAAACGTCGTTAGCTCATGAGTATCAAAATGAACGGCATCATCGCTGTTGGCTAACGACTCTGCTATCCATTGCTTTGCGGCGGTCATACTCACCAAATCAACAGCCTCAGAAGTACTTGGTGTTTCCATTAATTGCTTTTGATTACGTCGGTATTCCACCAAATGCATGAATGCACCGACAGCACTTTCTGGGGTTCGGTAAGTTGGGATGCCTGCCTGACTTAGTTTGATCCGAGCTTGGTTGACTGTCATTTCACCAGACCAGTTGGTCAAGATATTAAACCGCTTTGCTCTAGGATCTTGCTTAATTAAATCCATCAATGCTTGCGCGGTTTCATCGGCACTGGCTACCGCAGAAGGACTCATCATCACCAAAATGGCATCAATATTCTTACTATCAAACAGTGTTTTTAATGTGACAATGTAACGTTGAGAGTCGGCATCGCCAACAATATCAATGGGATTTGAACGCGACCAACTTGCTGGTAGCGCTTTGTCTAATTCATCCATCAGTTCAGGTTCGATATTGGCCAACTTACCACCGCGTTCAAACAAGGTGTCTACTGCCATCACAGCAGGGCCACCGCCATTGGTAACAATCGCAAGTCTTTCCCCCCTTAATGGGATGGAATGCGTTAATGTCTCAACGGCAGCAAACAATTCATGCATATTGTTTACTCGTAGCATACCAGTACGCCGAATTGCCGAATCATAAATAATATCAAGCGATTGAGCACCGCCGGTATGTTGTATTGCGGCATTGTTTCCTTGTTGGGTTCGACCACTTTTTACCACCAGAATTCGACGATTGCGAGAGGCAGCGCGCGCCGCAGACATAAAGCGTCTTGCATCATGAATGCTATCGACATATAGCAAAATAGCATCGGTATGGCGATCGGTACTGAGGTAATCCAAAAGGTCGGCAAAACCAATGTCACTGGCGTTACCTAATGAAATAAAAGCAGAAAATCCAATTTTTTTCTCATTGGCCCAATCAAGAATAGTGGTGCAAACCGCGGCAGATTGAGAAAGGAATGCGATGTTACCACGTAACGCGGTAGCAGGTGAAAACGACGCATTGAAATTGAGCCAAGGCAAAATAATACCCAGACTATTGGGGCCGAGAATACGCATCTGGGATTGTTTAGCGATATCAAGGCAGATATCCAAAATGGTATGGACTGAATCGGCCATTTCGTACATATCCGCCGACACTATGATGGCATATTGGACGCCTTGGTTGGCTAATTGCCTTATAAGCTCGATATTGCGAGAAGCGTGAGTGCAAAGAATAGCGATATCCGGTTTTAAAGGCAGCGATTCAATATTGGGATAAGCCAACACTCCACATACCGATGGGTGCTTAGGGGTGACAGGCATAATTGTGCCATTAAATCCGCCCAATAGCAGATTCTTCATCACCACATTCCCAGCTCGTAATGGTTGACTCGATGCGCCAATAACGGCGACCGATTTGGGGTTGAGCAACTGGGAAAGTAGATTCATGCAACCAGGCCTCGCTAAGACAAACTTTTAGTGTAAGTTTTATGAGTATAATGAATTCTTTGGCCCTTCGAGGGTCTTATTAATGCCAGAGCGATCACAACTGCGACCTATTTGGCATAGTTTGTGTCAAAATTTCAAGGATATAGTTATATATTAGAAACATGAACTTGATTCTCAGCGCCGCTATCGGCATGATTTAATGACTATCTACAAAGAGCGTTAAAGATTCCATGAAAAAGATTGCTATTGTAGGCTTGTCAGCATTATTAGCTGCATGTGCCTCAGAAAATTACGTTACGGATGTCACTTCTGAAAGCCACCAAGAAGATTATAAGGTCGCTCAAGTTTCGCAACCTATTGTGACTCAAGATGGTTCTATGCAGGGCATTTCAGAACAGAACGTCTCTCCACGCATGCCGACAACATCTCAACAACCAGCGGCAACTAAAACGGTAAAAATTGTGCCACCTACCGCTAAACAAAATGCTGCTCATACGCGTTTTGGTTATACCATTCAGGTGGTTGCGGTGGGTTCGCAAACCAAAGTGGATCACTTCTCTAACGTGTTACCTAAAAATGGCCAACCTATTTGGGAAAACTACAAAGTCGTGAATGGCACAAAATGGTACACCGTATTGTTTGGTGATTTTGCAAGCCGCACTGAAGCCTCTAAAGCGATTGCAACGTTACCAGCAGAGCTGAAAAAATTAAAACCTTTCGTTAAGAGCATTGACGCGATTAAAAACTCTGAATTCCCGACAATGAACAAACTTAACTGATGCAGTAGTTCGAAAAGAGGCGATTTTCGCCTCTTTTCGTTTGTTAAATAACCGGTCAAGCCATTATTTGGTAAGAAAGATTGGATAGCACTGTAAGTTGTCGGCGAATTGACTATCATAGTCAACAAACCTGATTAAGGTCAGTCACGGAATACATTAATGACAAAGACAACTATTTTACTTTTGTGTGGTGGCGGGTCGTCTGAACACGAAGTTTCTCTTATTTCAGCGAATTTTATTCAAAAGCAACTCGCTTTGACTCCTGAGTT encodes the following:
- a CDS encoding bifunctional acetate--CoA ligase family protein/GNAT family N-acetyltransferase produces the protein MNLLSQLLNPKSVAVIGASSQPLRAGNVVMKNLLLGGFNGTIMPVTPKHPSVCGVLAYPNIESLPLKPDIAILCTHASRNIELIRQLANQGVQYAIIVSADMYEMADSVHTILDICLDIAKQSQMRILGPNSLGIILPWLNFNASFSPATALRGNIAFLSQSAAVCTTILDWANEKKIGFSAFISLGNASDIGFADLLDYLSTDRHTDAILLYVDSIHDARRFMSAARAASRNRRILVVKSGRTQQGNNAAIQHTGGAQSLDIIYDSAIRRTGMLRVNNMHELFAAVETLTHSIPLRGERLAIVTNGGGPAVMAVDTLFERGGKLANIEPELMDELDKALPASWSRSNPIDIVGDADSQRYIVTLKTLFDSKNIDAILVMMSPSAVASADETAQALMDLIKQDPRAKRFNILTNWSGEMTVNQARIKLSQAGIPTYRTPESAVGAFMHLVEYRRNQKQLMETPSTSEAVDLVSMTAAKQWIAESLANSDDAVHFDTHELTTFFHYFQFRLLPTYIAADAAESVVIAEKIGYPVAVKLHSPDIMHKSDVQGVMLNLRNHNEVANAAQAILDRTELHYPAANIQGLQVQAMAKITGAEELRVKVKLDDTFGPVILLGQGGSEWDESLDAVAAIPPLNMTLARYVINRAFQSGKLRPQKQANSIDTQALSEFLVRLSQMIIECPQIEELDIHPLLVHQQDMTLLDVDLTLRAFHGDAQNRLAIRPYPSELIERWQDKRGVDILVRPILPEDEPQHAAFIQRVTKEDLYKRFFSEVGEFNHEALANMTQIDYDREMAFVALQGSHIIGVSRALINPENTDAEFAILVRSDLKGIGLGKKLMGKIIDYCREKQTLRMSGITMPTNQGMLALARGFGFKVEIYFDDGVAEMHLPLIERHEL
- a CDS encoding SPOR domain-containing protein, with translation MKKIAIVGLSALLAACASENYVTDVTSESHQEDYKVAQVSQPIVTQDGSMQGISEQNVSPRMPTTSQQPAATKTVKIVPPTAKQNAAHTRFGYTIQVVAVGSQTKVDHFSNVLPKNGQPIWENYKVVNGTKWYTVLFGDFASRTEASKAIATLPAELKKLKPFVKSIDAIKNSEFPTMNKLN